One part of the Halobacteriovorax vibrionivorans genome encodes these proteins:
- a CDS encoding glutamate-1-semialdehyde 2,1-aminomutase, translating to MSNLHTEIFEKSKKMVPGGVHSPVRSFKGMESTPKFFKSANGAYFTDIEGKDYIDFCMSFGPLVLGHQNPAVKEKLTQALGRGWSYGACEPYSVDLAEYLLSRLPHVDQIRFVNSGTEAVMTALRLARGVTKKNKIIKFNGCYHGHVDAMLIKAGSGLAGAAESSSLGVPKGVADDTLILELEDLDGVKKCFEDHKDEIAAIIVEPLPANNGLLIQDQEFLQGLRDITKANDALLIFDEVISGFRVAFGGMAELTGITPDIVTYGKVIGGGLPVGALAAKTEIMEHLAPVGGVYQAGTLSANPLAMVGGLETLKQMTKENYEKLEQNTLRIVNIFKKWLAEYNDGQFSNYNIIHHSSLFWIVPGDKIKSVGNIPGNIGEDFVPLFELLLEKGIYLSPNAYEVGFGSLAHDEDVAKDLEKRLWS from the coding sequence ATGAGTAATTTACACACAGAGATTTTTGAAAAGAGTAAGAAGATGGTTCCAGGAGGAGTTCACTCACCTGTTCGATCTTTCAAGGGAATGGAGTCAACTCCTAAGTTTTTCAAGAGCGCAAATGGTGCATACTTTACTGATATTGAGGGTAAAGACTATATCGACTTTTGCATGAGCTTTGGTCCCCTCGTTCTTGGACACCAAAATCCAGCAGTAAAAGAAAAATTGACCCAGGCCCTTGGTCGTGGTTGGAGCTACGGAGCTTGTGAGCCATACTCAGTTGACCTTGCTGAATACCTACTTTCTCGTCTACCACACGTTGATCAAATCAGATTTGTGAACTCTGGTACTGAAGCGGTTATGACAGCTTTAAGACTTGCTCGAGGTGTAACAAAGAAAAATAAAATCATTAAATTTAACGGTTGTTACCACGGACACGTTGATGCCATGTTAATTAAAGCAGGTTCAGGTCTTGCTGGAGCAGCAGAGTCATCTTCATTAGGTGTACCAAAAGGTGTAGCTGACGATACTCTAATTCTAGAACTAGAAGATCTTGATGGTGTAAAAAAATGTTTTGAAGACCACAAAGATGAAATTGCAGCAATTATCGTTGAGCCTCTACCAGCTAATAATGGACTTCTTATTCAAGATCAAGAATTCCTACAAGGACTTCGCGATATCACAAAAGCAAATGATGCTCTTTTAATCTTTGATGAAGTTATTTCTGGTTTCCGTGTTGCCTTTGGTGGAATGGCCGAGCTTACAGGAATCACACCAGATATCGTAACTTACGGAAAAGTTATCGGTGGTGGTCTTCCAGTTGGTGCTCTAGCAGCGAAAACAGAGATAATGGAACACCTTGCTCCAGTTGGTGGTGTTTATCAAGCAGGTACTTTAAGTGCCAACCCACTTGCAATGGTTGGAGGGCTTGAGACGCTTAAGCAGATGACAAAGGAAAATTACGAAAAGCTAGAACAAAACACTCTAAGAATTGTAAATATCTTTAAGAAATGGCTAGCTGAGTATAACGATGGACAGTTTTCAAATTATAATATTATCCACCACTCTTCTCTATTTTGGATTGTTCCAGGAGATAAGATAAAGTCAGTTGGTAATATTCCAGGAAATATCGGTGAAGACTTTGTTCCATTATTTGAACTACTATTAGAAAAAGGGATTTATCTCTCACCTAATGCATATGAAGTTGGTTTTGGCTCACTTGCTCACGACGAAGATGTTGCAAAAGACCTCGAAAAGAGACTTTGGAGCTAG
- a CDS encoding response regulator transcription factor gives MSNFGKILVVEDDNNLGDTLSEYLEDVGHQCKLAKNVKDARYYFEQFGPNIILMDIGLPDGNGIELAKEFRKERRDFILLFLSALNDPQTKVEGFEAGGEDYITKPFALKELTIRLDRLLSFKTTIDSLDDEIIIGDLKIWPKRFEVQDGEGKIINLTQKECAILEILLKKKNEAVERDLIIEKVWGEDKFPSQRTVDNYIVKLRKWAESDSKNSLEIQSVRGIGYKLIINK, from the coding sequence ATGAGTAACTTCGGAAAGATACTAGTCGTAGAAGACGATAATAACCTTGGTGATACTCTTAGTGAGTACTTAGAAGATGTTGGTCATCAATGTAAACTTGCAAAAAATGTCAAAGATGCGAGATATTATTTTGAACAATTTGGCCCAAATATCATTCTTATGGATATTGGTCTACCTGATGGTAATGGAATCGAATTAGCAAAAGAATTTAGAAAAGAAAGAAGAGACTTCATACTTCTTTTCTTGTCTGCCCTTAATGATCCTCAAACGAAGGTTGAAGGATTTGAAGCAGGTGGAGAAGACTATATAACAAAGCCATTTGCTTTAAAAGAGCTAACAATTAGGCTTGATCGTCTTCTTAGCTTTAAAACTACAATTGATTCATTAGATGATGAAATTATTATTGGTGACTTAAAGATTTGGCCAAAAAGATTTGAAGTTCAAGATGGTGAAGGAAAAATAATTAATTTAACGCAAAAAGAATGCGCAATTCTTGAGATTTTATTAAAGAAAAAGAACGAAGCTGTAGAGAGGGATCTTATTATTGAGAAAGTCTGGGGTGAAGACAAGTTCCCTTCTCAACGAACAGTGGATAATTATATTGTTAAACTTAGAAAGTGGGCCGAGAGCGACTCCAAGAACTCCCTAGAGATTCAAAGTGTTCGTGGAATTGGCTATAAATTGATTATTAATAAATAA
- a CDS encoding uroporphyrinogen decarboxylase family protein: MGLFNDRKSENGKEFVPVWFMRQAGRYHDHYQGMKKKNTFMELCKQPELACEVTMGPINDFKFDAAILFSDLLFPLEQMGMGLKYAPGPKLEKKLETVADIKGLKFLDTAENFYKFQGEACTLLKETLPNTTTLLGFVGAPFTLYTYAVEGSHAGSLYSSKLGLYDGRWDAFVELLIPELLGEMRAQALGGADAMCLFDTASGELNYEDYTQIVLPVLKRVTAEFKKEFPNKKVIYYSKMTHLRYLQAIEDDNIDVLGVDWRHDLGHVLNTLGNDYYIQGNLEPAYLGLPWETLEKKWMGLYESLQTANAPMNKWICGLGHGCLQWIDQENVRKSVELIQSKFQY, from the coding sequence ATGGGATTATTTAACGATCGCAAAAGTGAAAACGGAAAAGAATTTGTACCTGTATGGTTTATGCGTCAAGCTGGACGCTACCACGATCATTACCAAGGAATGAAAAAGAAGAATACTTTTATGGAATTATGCAAGCAACCAGAGCTAGCATGTGAAGTAACAATGGGTCCTATCAATGACTTTAAATTTGATGCGGCCATCTTATTTTCAGATCTACTTTTCCCTCTTGAGCAAATGGGAATGGGACTAAAATATGCACCAGGACCTAAATTAGAAAAGAAACTAGAAACTGTAGCTGATATTAAAGGGCTAAAATTTCTTGATACAGCAGAGAACTTTTATAAATTCCAAGGTGAAGCCTGTACACTTTTAAAAGAGACTCTACCAAATACAACGACTCTTCTAGGATTTGTTGGTGCTCCTTTCACTCTATACACTTATGCTGTTGAAGGATCTCATGCTGGATCACTTTATAGCTCAAAGCTAGGTCTTTATGATGGTCGTTGGGATGCATTTGTCGAGTTACTTATCCCAGAACTTCTTGGTGAGATGCGTGCTCAGGCCCTAGGTGGAGCAGATGCTATGTGCTTATTTGACACTGCTTCTGGTGAGTTAAACTACGAAGATTATACTCAGATCGTTCTTCCTGTACTCAAGAGAGTTACAGCAGAATTCAAAAAAGAATTCCCAAATAAAAAAGTCATCTACTATTCTAAAATGACTCACCTTCGTTATCTACAAGCAATCGAGGACGATAATATTGATGTTCTTGGTGTTGATTGGAGACATGATCTTGGTCATGTTCTAAACACTCTAGGTAACGACTACTATATTCAAGGAAACCTTGAACCAGCATACTTAGGGCTTCCATGGGAAACTCTAGAAAAGAAATGGATGGGGCTTTACGAGTCACTCCAAACGGCCAATGCTCCGATGAATAAATGGATTTGTGGACTTGGACACGGTTGTCTTCAGTGGATTGACCAAGAAAACGTGAGAAAAAGTGTCGAATTAATTCAAAGTAAGTTTCAATACTAA
- a CDS encoding M20/M25/M40 family metallo-hydrolase produces the protein MKFTQKVLVAGLSLLTINSFAQDLNGNHEHNYIVTGKDLFTSTQSLHSEMQLDVIKVEKDLVIAKTKRMEERAEISHLAHEEHKRCGGYFAFQTKEEALKFVKESQENMKGQQDYSSLVADYTLNQEDLVRDTISKAQESSIRGVIEKMSSFHNRYYKSETGVQSQQWLKDHWTSLTAHRNDISVEFFNHSGFPQPSVIATIKGKSDDIIVIGGHADSIAGWWGRTNAHAPGADDNASGTATVTEVLKVLAQSGYQPEKTIKFMAYAAEEVGLLGSKDIAQTHKREGKSVVGVMQLDMTNFNNSNDDITIITDYTNEAQNNFLGSLIDTYLPELTWGRDTCGYACSDHASWTAQGFPASTPFETRKREMNGRIHTSRDTLDYMGGTADHALKFAKLALSFVIELDR, from the coding sequence ATGAAATTTACACAAAAGGTATTAGTAGCAGGACTGTCTCTTTTAACAATTAATTCTTTTGCCCAAGATCTAAACGGGAATCACGAGCATAATTACATTGTAACAGGAAAAGACCTATTCACATCAACTCAGAGTCTACACTCTGAAATGCAACTTGATGTTATTAAAGTTGAAAAAGATCTTGTTATTGCAAAAACAAAAAGAATGGAAGAGCGAGCTGAAATTTCTCACCTTGCCCACGAAGAACATAAAAGATGTGGTGGATACTTCGCATTTCAAACAAAAGAAGAAGCATTAAAATTCGTTAAAGAATCTCAAGAAAATATGAAAGGACAGCAAGACTATAGTTCACTTGTTGCCGACTACACTCTTAACCAAGAAGATCTTGTAAGAGATACTATTTCAAAAGCACAGGAAAGCTCAATTAGAGGTGTTATTGAAAAGATGTCTAGCTTCCATAATCGTTATTATAAGTCAGAAACAGGTGTTCAATCACAACAATGGCTTAAGGATCACTGGACGAGCCTAACGGCACACAGAAATGACATCAGTGTTGAATTCTTTAATCATTCAGGATTCCCTCAACCATCAGTAATTGCAACAATTAAAGGTAAATCAGATGATATTATCGTAATTGGTGGACATGCTGACTCTATTGCTGGTTGGTGGGGACGTACAAATGCTCACGCACCAGGTGCAGATGATAACGCTTCAGGAACAGCAACTGTAACAGAGGTTTTAAAGGTTTTAGCTCAAAGTGGTTATCAACCAGAGAAGACAATTAAATTCATGGCCTATGCAGCAGAAGAAGTTGGACTTCTTGGATCTAAAGATATTGCACAAACTCACAAGCGTGAAGGAAAAAGTGTTGTTGGTGTCATGCAACTTGATATGACAAACTTCAATAACTCTAACGACGATATTACGATTATTACTGACTATACTAATGAAGCACAAAATAACTTCCTAGGATCTCTGATTGATACATATCTTCCAGAATTAACTTGGGGACGTGATACTTGTGGATATGCTTGTTCAGACCATGCTTCGTGGACAGCTCAAGGATTTCCAGCTTCGACACCATTTGAAACTCGTAAGCGTGAAATGAATGGAAGAATTCACACATCACGTGATACTCTAGATTACATGGGTGGAACAGCAGATCATGCACTTAAATTTGCTAAGCTTGCCCTATCATTTGTCATTGAACTTGATAGATAA
- a CDS encoding sensor histidine kinase, with the protein MELKKSSSPFFIVSAITSGLIFLFGVWWLYLIFKLSDRLSSLNVTEDLNIGSLIKWEGTTFLVLILVLVVSHTLLFIRDQRKNRSITAFFAGLTHELKTPLASIKLQSEVIKDEVDGIENQRLEKLTNRLIEDTIRLENQMDKILQLSRLERGGNLNFVDVDITHFIANIVKSDYSSKLNVELEDGAEEVSVSADEFALSIIFKNLLENTISHTNSKDVSITITTLEDKAIITYQDKGTFNGEINKLGNLFYKHESTKGSGIGLYLSRKLISRMHGSLDITKENGLIFKISLPLSKAEEENE; encoded by the coding sequence TTGGAACTTAAGAAGTCATCATCACCATTTTTCATTGTATCGGCCATCACAAGTGGCCTAATCTTTCTTTTTGGAGTTTGGTGGCTTTATTTAATTTTTAAGCTTAGTGACCGCCTCAGTAGCTTAAATGTTACAGAAGACCTAAATATTGGCTCACTTATAAAATGGGAAGGGACAACCTTTCTAGTGCTAATTCTAGTTCTAGTAGTTTCACATACTCTCCTATTTATACGCGACCAAAGAAAGAATCGATCTATTACGGCTTTTTTTGCAGGTCTTACACATGAGCTTAAAACGCCACTTGCTAGTATCAAGCTTCAATCGGAAGTCATTAAAGACGAAGTTGATGGAATAGAAAACCAAAGATTAGAAAAATTAACGAATCGCCTAATTGAGGATACCATTCGACTTGAGAATCAAATGGATAAAATCCTTCAACTTTCGAGATTAGAAAGAGGTGGAAATCTTAACTTTGTTGATGTGGACATCACTCACTTTATCGCTAATATTGTAAAGTCAGATTACTCTTCAAAACTTAATGTTGAACTAGAAGACGGTGCTGAGGAAGTTAGTGTAAGTGCTGATGAGTTTGCCCTAAGTATTATATTCAAAAATCTTTTAGAAAATACGATTTCACATACGAACTCGAAAGATGTTTCCATAACAATTACTACCCTTGAAGATAAGGCCATTATTACATACCAAGACAAAGGTACTTTTAATGGTGAAATTAACAAACTTGGAAATCTCTTTTATAAACATGAGTCAACAAAAGGCTCTGGAATAGGGCTTTATCTATCAAGAAAGTTAATAAGTCGTATGCATGGAAGTTTAGATATTACGAAGGAGAATGGGCTTATCTTTAAGATATCTCTACCACTTTCAAAAGCCGAGGAAGAAAATGAGTAA
- a CDS encoding exodeoxyribonuclease III, with product MTKISSWNVAGLRACEKKGFYDWYLEDDSDVICLQETKALPEQLSDRLNNPDNHEVLIAPAERKGYSGVATWVRKGINVKHTVGLGIPEFDCEGRTIISEFDDYILFNCYFPNGQRDHARVPYKMDFCRAVADKALKLKKKTKKEVVICGDYNTAHTENDLANPKTNKKTTGFLPIEREWMDEFKAQGFTDLFREFTSPEENGHYTWWTYRSNCRERNVGWRIDYFWSTDEFVSRVENCWHQPDVMGSDHCPLSIEFK from the coding sequence GTATTTAGAAGATGATTCAGATGTAATTTGTCTCCAAGAGACAAAGGCACTACCTGAGCAATTAAGTGATCGCCTAAATAATCCTGATAATCACGAAGTGTTAATAGCACCTGCGGAAAGAAAGGGATATTCAGGTGTGGCCACTTGGGTACGCAAAGGAATCAATGTTAAGCACACGGTTGGACTTGGAATACCTGAGTTTGATTGTGAAGGACGTACCATCATTTCAGAATTTGATGATTATATCCTCTTTAATTGTTACTTCCCAAATGGACAAAGAGATCACGCAAGAGTTCCATATAAGATGGACTTCTGTCGTGCTGTTGCAGATAAAGCTTTAAAGCTTAAGAAGAAGACAAAGAAAGAAGTTGTGATCTGTGGTGACTACAACACTGCTCATACTGAAAATGATCTTGCTAATCCAAAAACAAATAAGAAGACGACAGGTTTTCTTCCTATTGAGCGTGAATGGATGGATGAGTTTAAGGCCCAAGGCTTTACTGATCTTTTCCGTGAATTCACTTCTCCAGAAGAAAATGGCCACTATACTTGGTGGACTTATCGAAGCAATTGTCGTGAACGAAATGTTGGTTGGCGTATTGATTACTTTTGGTCAACTGATGAATTTGTTTCAAGAGTAGAGAATTGTTGGCATCAGCCAGATGTAATGGGAAGTGATCACTGTCCATTATCGATTGAATTTAAGTAA